GGGGGGGAGGTACCTGGTCGGGGTCGCCCCCCCCCGAGGGCGGCGGCGCGTCGCGCCCAATTTTTTAATTTCCGGCTCCACGTTTTCTTGCTGACGGGGTTTTTGAGGCGGGGGCAGTGGAATCGGATCCCAAAATATCCTCCGGGGGGAGCGTCCTGTGGGAATTGGAGAGGGGGCAAGGTGAGGTGACGCCACCCCCCCACCCTcatatcccccccccccggtcccgaCTCACTTTGGGGTCCGGGGACGGCGGCCGGAGGTTGGGGACATCGCGGTGGCCCTCGGGGTAGAGCAGGGTGCGGAGCTGCTGGTCCAGGGTGAGGATGGCCGGGGGGGGCACGGGTGTCACCGCCCCGGGGGGGACATCGGGGGCTTGGGGACCCACGACGGCCTGCTCGGGGCCCTTGGGTTCCTCCGGGTCCTGGGGACCAAGCTCGTCGGGTCCCTTGGGTGCGGCACGGTCCCAAGAGGTGGAGGTGGTTGTCCCCGGTTCTTGGGGGACGCTCAGCTCTTGGGGTGCGGTGGGGATTGTCCCCAAACCGTGGGGGACACCCAGCTCTTGGGGTCCGGGGACAATCATCTCCGGGCCCTTGGGTGCGTCCAGGTCCCAAGTGCTGGGGACAATTGTCCCCAAGCCTTGAGGGACACCCAAATCTTGGGGTCCGGTGGCGATTGTCCCCAAGCCTTGAGGGACACCCAACTCTTGGGGTCTGGTGACGATTGTCCCCAGTCCTTGAGGGACACCCAACTCTTGGGGTTCAGGGACAATCATCTCCAGGCCCTTGGGCGCATCCAGGTCTTGGGGTGCGGTGACGATCGTCTTGGCTCCCTTGGGTGCCGCCGGGTCCCATGCGTTGGTGGCAGTTGTCCCCAGTCCTTGAGGGACACCCAGCTCTTGGGGGTGGGTGGCGGTCACCTCCTGTCCCTTGGGTGCATCCTGGTCCCAAGCACTGGTGACAACTGTCCCCGGTCCTTGGGGGACACCCAAGTCATCGCCGTGGGCTTTGGGGACGATTGTCTCTGGTCCCTTGGGTGCATCCTGCTCCCAAGCTCCAGTGACGATTGTCCCCAAGCCTTGAGGGACACCCAACTCTTGGGGTCCCCTGATGACTGTCCCCAAGCCTTGAGGGACACCCGACTCTTGGGGTCCGGTGACGATTGTCCCCAGTCCTTGGAGGACACCCAGCTCTTGGGGTTTGGGGACAATCGCCTCCTGTCCCTTGGGTGCGTCCAGGTCCCAAGCACCAGTGACAATTGCCCCCAACATTTGAGGGTCACCTAGCTCTTGGGGTGCAGTGACGATCATCTCTGGTCCCTTGGGTGCATCGAGGTCCCAAGCATGGGTGGCCATTGTCACCAGGCCTTGGGGGACAGCTGGTTCTTGGGGTGTGGTGACAaccggctccagctcctggggtCTTGTGATGATTGTCCCCAACCCTTGGGGGACATCCAGTTCTTGGTGCCCGGTGACTGTCATCTCCGGTCCCCTGGGTGCGTCCAGCTCTTGGGGTCCGGTGACAATTGTCCCCAAGCCTTGAGGGACACCCAGATCTTGGGGTCCGATGGCAATTGTCCCCGGTCCTTGAGGGACACCCAACTCTTGGGTCCCGGTGACGATTGTCCCCAAGCCTTGGGGGACACCCAACTCTTGGGGTCCGGTGATGGCTGTCCCCAGTCCTTGAGGGACACCCAACTCTTGGGGTCCGTTGACACCCAATGGCATGCCCTGCTCCACGGCCGCATCCTGCTCGGTGCGGGACGTCCCCATCGCCCTCCGTCCATGCGGTGGCCCCCCAGGACCTACATGGGGACACCCCCACGAGAAAGGGGACACCCACCAGGGTCATCCGCTGTTGTCCCCGATACGTCGTCCCCTCCCGCCACCCCGTCACCGCTCACCATGGACCTCCCGGTTGCGGATGGTCTGGTTGATGCAGAACCTCCACCGGCCGATGGGGGACGAGTGGGGGACGCTTTCGCCCTGGGGGGGCCCATGGGGCACCTGGGGGTCCGAGGCGGGGGGGCGGAGGAGCCCCTGCGCCTGCACCACGATGGCCTTCAGCTCCTCCACGAACTTCTCCCGCTCAGCCTCCAGCACGAAGTTGTCCTCAACCTGGAGGGGAGGatgcaaaggattttttttggggggggaattgtttttttttttgaggtatttTATGAGGTTTTGAGGGGGTTTGGGGAGGTTTTGAGGGATTTGGGGAGGCTTTGAGGAGGTTTGGGGTGGTTCGGGAGGGGTTTGGAAGGGATTTGGGGAGGTTTTGAAGGGGTTTGGGGAGGTTTTGAGAGGTTTGGAGGAGATTTTGAGGAGGTTTGGTGTGCTTTAGGGGAGGTTTGGAAAGGTTTGGGGATGTTTTGAGGGATTTTGGAGAAGTTTGAGAGGGTTTGGGGAGGTTTTGAGGGGGTTTGGGGAGGCTTTGAAGGGTTTGGGGAGGCTTTGAGGGATTTGGGGAGGCTTTGAGGGGTTCTGGGGATTTAGGTGGGATTTTGGGGTGATTTTTGGAGGAAGGTCGAGGGTTTTTTTGGGGTTCCGGGGGGGTCACCATGTAGTCGGCGATGTCCTCGGGGGCGTCCCCGTCGGCATCGAACTTGAAGGTCACCATCTTGCTGTCGTGCGTCTCCAGCTGGCACTCCACCGTGTTGTCCCCCGGGGACGAGACCTAGGGCAGGGGCACGGGCACAGTGCCGgggtgtccccgtgtcccccccgcCCTGTCCCATGTCCCCACACTGACCTGTAGGACGGTGAGCTGGAAGCGGGCGCCCTTGTCCGGCCGTGGGCAGGAGGCTCGGCGCTGCCGGCTGCGGTCGGGTTTGGCGGCGGTGGAGTCGGGGACGCCGGGGACGTCCCGTGGGGTGGCCTCTGTTGGTGGCAtcgctggggctggtggcattGCTGGGGTTGGTGGCATCGCGGTGGTTGGTGGCATCGCTGGGACTGGTGGCATCCCTTGACCTGGTGGCAACGCTTGACCTGATGGCATCCCTGGAGCTGGTGACATCCCTGGGGCTGGTGACATCCCTGGGGCTGGTGAAATCCCTTGACCCGGTGGCATCCCTTGACCTGGTGGCATCTCAGGAGCCAAGTGAATCCCTGGAGCTGGTGACatccctggggctggtggcaaccctggggctggtggcatcCCTTGACCTGGTGGCATCCCTTGACCCAGTGGCATCTCAGGAGCTGGTAGCATCCCTGGGGCTGATGGCAgtcctggggctggtggcatcCTTGGGACTGGTGGCATCTCAGGAGCCAACTGAATCCCTGGAGCTGGTGACatccctggggctggtggcatcCCTTGACCCGTTGGCATCCCTTGACCTGGTGGCATCTCAGGAGCCATCTGAATCCCTGGAGCTGGTGGCATCCCTTGACCCGGTGGCatccctggggctggtggcatcACCAGAGCTTGTGGCATCCCTGTGGCCATCTGTGGCTGCATGCCAGGGACCAGCTGAGATGACATCTCAGGAGCCGGTGGCACCCCTGGGACCGGTGGCATCCCTTGGATCAATGGCATTCCTGGAGCTGGTGACatccctggggctggtggcaccccCGGGGCTGGTGGCATCCCTTGACCCGGTGGCATCCCTTGACCTGGTGGCatccctggggctggtggcatccctggggctggtggcatcCCTTGACCTGGTGGCatccctggggctggtggcatcACCAGAGCTTGTGGCATCCCTGGAGCCGGTGGCATCCCCATCACTGTCCCTGGTGCACCGGGAGCCGTCTGGACCCTCGCTGCCCCTGCCACCGGTGTCACTGCTTGGCCAGCGTCCCCCCTGACACCGGTGACGGGGCCACCAGGCCGGCTCTGCCCATCCACGTTGGTGGCCTCCAGCTGGGACGAGGCTGGTGGCACGGGTGGTGGTGGCACTGTGGGGACATCCGGCGCCATCCCCTCCGTGCCAAAGGGGACCTGTGGGACAAGAGGCAGCGGTGGCTTCATTGGCTTCAAGGGGATAAGGTTGAGTCAAGGGGACAAGGTTGGGTCACGGGGACAAGGTTGGGGGACCATGGGTGTCCTCAGGAGCCACCTACCCCCTGGTAGCACCCGGTGGCCTCCGATCCAGCACTGTTCTCCAAGAGGACATCAGCTGTGGACCAAGCAGCGTTGGGCAAATTTTGGGGTCCACCACGATGGGGACAGAGTTGGGGACAATGTGGGGGGGGTCTCTCACCAGTGGCGGGGGTCTGCTGCcgcaggagctgctgccggACGTGCTGGTCCACCTCGGTGTCCTCGCTTTCGGGGACGGTCCCCCGGCCCTCCGCCTGCTTCCTCTCCCGCGTCTTCCTCACCAGCGCCAGGCGGTCCCGGATGGATTTGGCGACGGCTTTGGAGTCGCTCTCATGGAAGAAGCCGGATTTCACCTGGTGGGGGAGAACGGGGAGGCCGTGGGGAGCGGAGCATGGTGGGCTTGGAGTATGATTGGCTTTGGGGGGGTTCTACGCGAGTTTGAGGGGGCAACCGTTGGGTTccttgatgatcttggaggttcATTGACTTTTGGGGGGGTTGGGATGAGTTAGAGGGGTCAACCTTGGAGGTTCATTGACTTTTGGGGGTTCAGGATGACTTAGAGGAGTCAACCACAAGGTTCATTGATGATCTTGGAGGATCATTGCCTTTTAGGGGTTTCAGGATGAGTTATAGGGGTCAACTGTTGGGTTCACAAGCCAGTTGGGAAGATCgttgatttttttgggggggttaaGTTGAGTTTCAGGGACCAACCGTAGGGTTCATAGTAAATTTGGAGCTTCAATGACTTTGTGAGGACCTCAGCAACGAATTCGAGAGGTCAACCATGGTGAATTTGGAGGTTCATTGACTTTGTGGGGGTTCAAGATGAGTTAGAGGGGTCAACCATAGGGCTCATAGGTGAACTGGGAGGAGCCCTGATTTGAGGAGCCAACCATCACATTCACAGTGAACTTGGAGGTTCATTGAGTTTTTGGGGTGGTTCAAGAGCCAACCTCAGAGGAGTTTCAGCCTCAGAACCTCATCCCCGCGCCCTGTGCCACTCACCATCTCGTAGGCCACCTCCTCGGGGACATCGGACTCCAGGTTGAAGCTAAACTCGATGGCCTCGTTGTCCTTGTGCTTCCCCTTCAGTTTCTTGGGGTCCTCCACCCAGAGGCGCAGCGCCAGGGAGGAGTCGAGGCCCCCGTCCTCCTCCGCCAGCTCCACCCGCAGCCCCGTGTCCTCCGCGAAGAACGCGTGGTTCAGCAG
The nucleotide sequence above comes from Cygnus olor isolate bCygOlo1 unplaced genomic scaffold, bCygOlo1.pri.v2 scaffold_228_ctg1, whole genome shotgun sequence. Encoded proteins:
- the LOC121063367 gene encoding serine/threonine-protein kinase WNK3-like, which gives rise to MATDSGDPGSTGDPEKPHGTPLEEPPNAPEKTRFVRKSVEMVEDERASPSDGRGDAGGREKAKQEIEEEAEMKAVATSPGGRFLKFDIELGRGAFKTVFKGFDTDTWVEVAWCELQDRKLTKVEQQRFKEEAEMLKGLQHPNIVRFYDSWESTLKGKKCIVLVTELMTSGTLKTYLKRFKVMKPKVLRSWCRQILKGLHFLHTRTPPIIHRDLKCDNIFITGPTGSVKIGDLGLATLMRTSFAKSVIGTPEFMAPEMYEERYDESVDVYAFGMCMLEMGTSEYPYSECQNAAQIYRKVTSGIKPASFNKVTDPDVKEIIEGCIRQNKAERLSIRDLLNHAFFAEDTGLRVELAEEDGGLDSSLALRLWVEDPKKLKGKHKDNEAIEFSFNLESDVPEEVAYEMVKSGFFHESDSKAVAKSIRDRLALVRKTRERKQAEGRGTVPESEDTEVDQHVRQQLLRQQTPATADVLLENSAGSEATGCYQGVPFGTEGMAPDVPTVPPPPVPPASSQLEATNVDGQSRPGGPVTGVRGDAGQAVTPVAGAARVQTAPGAPGTVMGMPPAPGMPQALVMPPAPGMPPAPGIQMAPEMPPGQGMPTGQGMSPAPGMSPAPGMPSGQALPPGQGMPPVPAMPPTTAMPPTPAMPPAPAMPPTEATPRDVPGVPDSTAAKPDRSRQRRASCPRPDKGARFQLTVLQVSSPGDNTVECQLETHDSKMVTFKFDADGDAPEDIADYMVEDNFVLEAEREKFVEELKAIVVQAQGLLRPPASDPQVPHGPPQGESVPHSSPIGRWRFCINQTIRNREVHGPGGPPHGRRAMGTSRTEQDAAVEQGMPLGVNGPQELGVPQGLGTAITGPQELGVPQGLGTIVTGTQELGVPQGPGTIAIGPQDLGVPQGLGTIVTGPQELDAPRGPEMTVTGHQELDVPQGLGTIITRPQELEPVVTTPQEPAVPQGLVTMATHAWDLDAPKGPEMIVTAPQELGDPQMLGAIVTGAWDLDAPKGQEAIVPKPQELGVLQGLGTIVTGPQESGVPQGLGTVIRGPQELGVPQGLGTIVTGAWEQDAPKGPETIVPKAHGDDLGVPQGPGTVVTSAWDQDAPKGQEVTATHPQELGVPQGLGTTATNAWDPAAPKGAKTIVTAPQDLDAPKGLEMIVPEPQELGVPQGLGTIVTRPQELGVPQGLGTIATGPQDLGVPQGLGTIVPSTWDLDAPKGPEMIVPGPQELGVPHGLGTIPTAPQELSVPQEPGTTTSTSWDRAAPKGPDELGPQDPEEPKGPEQAVVGPQAPDVPPGAVTPVPPPAILTLDQQLRTLLYPEGHRDVPNLRPPSPDPKDAPPGGYFGIRFHCPRLKNPVSKKTWSRKLKNWARRAAALGGGRPRPGTS